In Aegilops tauschii subsp. strangulata cultivar AL8/78 chromosome 3, Aet v6.0, whole genome shotgun sequence, one genomic interval encodes:
- the LOC141043092 gene encoding uncharacterized protein → MFARQFINLVMKDLRVGGSYWLSRMMPEENLFYPSVVEAGAQTSQGNRENRMTSPPFTSTLDLPGPVARFKSSRTASSTLDFMPFYGRDGEGKIVAIDSTGHAVLHDADAADDDYVGSTVMLPRLNASKWRSPISVCVTTANPGAAKDHYPEALYALNMSNSSDFEALVYCNPPGSGRNDEDKAWHWRRLPPPPYLDDPACRDRTIQSYTLLQDGKTICISSVPGDGGFGTYCFDTSTHQWTNVGRWSLPFSGRALHVPELHGLWFGFLGEDQQKLGAVDLSSLDSAPKVLHEWGGFAPPEDWSLVYSEMVYLGAKRFCIAKTFDIYDRGQLVDTASVLIGVEIVNGAAKKAMLRMKHKSICFDTEWLKDVVNDLRGIYATVVFLKML, encoded by the exons ATGTTTGCCCGGCAGTTCATCAACCTGGTGATGAAGGACCTCCGCGTCGGCGGCTCGTACTGGCTGAGCCGCATGATGCCCGAGGAGAACCTCTTCTACCCGTCCGTGGTGGAGGCAGGGGCGCAAACATCGCAAGGCAATAGGGAGAATCGGATGACGTCGCCGCCATTTACGAGCACCCTGGACCTCCCCGGGCCGGTGGCCAGATTCAAATCATCCCGCACGGCCAGCTCGACGCTCGATTTCATGCCCTTCTACGGGCGAGACGGCGAGGGCAAGATCGTCGCGATCGACTCGACCGGGCACGCCGTCCtgcacgacgccgacgccgccgacGACGACTACGTCGGCTCCACCGTGATGCTGCCCCGCCTCAACGCGTCCAAGTGGCGGAGCCCCATCTCCGTCTGCGTCACCACCGCCAACCCCGGCGCCGCCAAAGACCATTACCCTGAGGCCCTCTACGCCCTCAACATGTCCAACTCGAGCGACTTCGAGGCTCTTGTCTACTGCAACCCACCCGGGTCCGGGAGGAACGATGAAGACAAGGCTTGGCACTGGCGCCGGCTCCCGCCGCCGCCCTACCTCGACGACCCGGCCTGCCGAGACCGCACCATCCAGTCCTACACGCTGCTCCAGGACGGCAAGACCATCTGCATCTCGTCGGTCCCCGGCGACGGTGGCTTCGGCACCTACTGCTTCGACACGTCCACGCACCAGTGGACCAACGTTGGCCGCTGGTCGCTGCCCTTCTCCGGCCGCGCTCTGCACGTCCCGGAGCTCCATGGCCTATGGTTCGGCTTCCTCGGCGAAGACCAGCAGAAGCTCGGCGCTGTCGACCTCTCCTCTCTGGACAGTGCTCCCAAGGTGCTGCACGAGTGGGGAGGCTTCGCCCCTCCCGAGGACTGGTCGTTGGTTTATAGCGAGATGGTGTACCTGGGGGCCAAGAGGTTTTGCATCGCCAAAACCTTCGACATTTACGACAGAGGTCAGCTAGTTGACACGGCTTCTGTCCTCATTGGTGTGGAGATTGTGAACGGAGCAGCGAAAAAGGCCATGCTGCGGATGAAGCACAAGAGCATCT GTTTCGACACTGAATGGTTGAAGGATGTTGTAAATGATCTTCGAGGCATTTATGCTACAGTTGTCTTTTTAAAGATGTTGTAA